In Methanothermus fervidus DSM 2088, a single genomic region encodes these proteins:
- a CDS encoding H2-forming methylenetetrahydromethanopterin dehydrogenase (COGs: COG4007 dehydrogenase related to H2-forming N5 N10-methylenetetrahydromethanopterin dehydrogenase~InterPro IPR010063: IPR016040: IPR004889~KEGG: mfe:Mefer_0170 coenzyme F420-dependent N(5),N(10)-methenyltetrahydromethanopterin reductase-related protein~PFAM: H2-forming N5,N10-methylenetetrahydromethanopterin dehydrogenase~SPTR: C7P627 Coenzyme F420-dependent N(5),N(10)-methenyltetrahydromethanopterin reductase-related protein~TIGRFAM: coenzyme F420-dependent N(5),N(10)-methenyltetrahydromethanopterin reductase-related protein~PFAM: NAD binding domain of 6-phosphogluconate dehydrogenase; H2-forming N5,N10-methylene-tetrahydromethanopterin dehydrogenase~TIGRFAM: 5,10-methenyltetrahydromethanopterin hydrogenase; H2-forming N(5),N(10)-methenyltetrahydromethanopterin dehydrogenase-related protein), whose product MKIAIYGAGNQNLYTKILKLQERFGGEPPFGGSRMAIEFSEAGHDVVLAEKNREVMEEEHWKKVEDAGVEITDKDEEAAKDAEVAILFTPFGKRTYEIVKKIIKHLPEGSVIANTCTASPLVIYYTFEREFRERKDLGISSLHPAAVPGTPQHGHYVISGKTTFGLEIASEDQVGKCVELAKSCGKEVFLVPADVSSAVGDMGVLVTAVTLAGILEFYHAAAKITSSPQKMVENQIVLTLETIAALVSTKGIDGTLKLLKPNIIINCAKSMNYPGNTLLPQAFKILQKCENIKIENNNQEEVPYILMFQEFIRDVKKLIGKDATLSLMKYSFKNFW is encoded by the coding sequence ATGAAAATAGCAATTTATGGAGCTGGAAATCAAAATCTCTATACAAAGATATTAAAGCTGCAGGAGAGATTTGGTGGAGAACCACCATTTGGCGGAAGTAGAATGGCAATAGAATTTTCAGAAGCTGGACATGATGTAGTTCTAGCTGAGAAGAATAGAGAGGTGATGGAAGAGGAACATTGGAAGAAAGTTGAGGATGCTGGAGTTGAAATAACTGATAAAGATGAAGAAGCAGCGAAAGATGCTGAAGTAGCAATACTTTTCACACCATTTGGGAAAAGAACTTATGAGATAGTTAAAAAAATAATAAAACATTTGCCAGAAGGGTCTGTTATTGCAAATACTTGCACAGCTTCGCCATTAGTTATCTATTATACATTTGAGAGGGAATTTAGGGAGAGGAAAGATCTAGGAATTTCATCTTTACATCCTGCAGCAGTTCCAGGGACACCTCAGCATGGACATTATGTTATATCTGGGAAAACTACATTTGGGCTTGAAATAGCTTCTGAAGATCAGGTTGGGAAATGTGTTGAGCTTGCTAAGAGTTGTGGTAAAGAAGTTTTCCTAGTTCCTGCAGATGTGTCTTCTGCTGTTGGAGATATGGGTGTTCTTGTAACTGCTGTTACATTGGCTGGGATACTTGAATTTTATCATGCGGCTGCAAAAATTACTTCGTCTCCTCAAAAAATGGTTGAAAATCAAATCGTTTTAACTTTAGAGACTATTGCAGCGCTTGTGTCAACAAAAGGTATCGATGGCACATTAAAATTATTAAAGCCAAACATAATTATTAATTGTGCCAAATCTATGAATTATCCGGGGAACACGCTTCTACCCCAAGCTTTCAAAATTTTACAAAAATGTGAAAATATTAAAATTGAAAATAATAATCAGGAAGAAGTTCCATATATTTTGATGTTCCAAGAATTTATTAGAGATGTCAAAAAACTTATTGGTAAAGATGCAACTTTAAGTTTAATGAAATATTCATTTAAAAATTTTTGGTGA
- a CDS encoding hypothetical protein (KEGG: conserved hypothetical protein~SPTR: Q8I5W3 Conserved Plasmodium protein): protein MLILKIQKQDFEREWEKVKEINKIIDCLIAELKIPEEYLELYKNSSILPLEEAINIAESIGDEKACSYLYFLLSIRNLRRGWYKHAEKSLDKCIKYSKEAGLRKINSFAKMLRNVMLAFQPFTKI, encoded by the coding sequence ATGCTAATCTTAAAAATTCAAAAACAAGATTTTGAAAGAGAATGGGAAAAAGTTAAGGAAATAAACAAAATTATTGATTGCTTGATTGCAGAACTCAAAATCCCAGAAGAATATTTAGAACTTTACAAGAATTCATCAATTTTACCATTGGAAGAGGCTATCAACATTGCTGAATCAATAGGTGATGAGAAAGCATGCTCTTACCTATATTTTTTACTTTCAATTAGAAATTTGAGAAGAGGTTGGTATAAGCATGCAGAAAAATCTTTGGATAAATGTATAAAATATTCAAAGGAGGCAGGCTTGAGAAAGATAAATAGTTTTGCAAAAATGCTTCGTAATGTAATGTTGGCATTTCAACCATTTACCAAAATTTAA
- a CDS encoding ammonium transporter precursor (KEGG: rsk:RSKD131_2258 ammonium transporter precursor~SPTR: C5RNC0 Ammonium transporter), which produces MNIIDEKVVCVVLPTILTFLITLPSIAMFYGGLAELEESI; this is translated from the coding sequence ATGAACATAATAGACGAAAAAGTGGTTTGCGTTGTATTGCCTACAATATTGACGTTTTTAATAACATTGCCAAGCATTGCAATGTTTTACGGAGGATTAGCTGAATTAGAAGAGTCAATATAA
- a CDS encoding conserved hypothetical protein (KEGG: mth:MTH969 hypothetical protein~SPTR: O27050 Putative uncharacterized protein), translating to MFNGEINLKNRKIPRLLLGTSPFIGAGQFGAKASYYYSTLYKKPHNMYKIIKKSWEIGVKGIQLLPYKPIIKALEMAIKDGCEMKIVGTIRPNTELEDIELLDDLEAESMILHASLVDGGNFNYVETLLKKINDKGAIAGLATHAPYKTTKRILNSSIRKMFDIYMLPFNSLGYLMDRSIEEIENLIERLNKKIIAKKVLAAGKLEPKEALNYLKLKKCVDIVTIGVASPNEAKETFNVFLGRY from the coding sequence ATGTTTAATGGAGAAATTAATCTTAAAAACAGGAAAATACCTAGATTGTTATTAGGGACGTCTCCTTTTATTGGAGCAGGGCAATTTGGAGCAAAAGCAAGCTACTATTATTCTACTTTATATAAAAAACCTCACAACATGTACAAAATAATAAAAAAATCATGGGAAATTGGTGTTAAAGGCATACAACTTCTACCATATAAACCAATAATTAAAGCACTTGAGATGGCTATAAAAGATGGATGTGAAATGAAAATTGTTGGAACAATACGTCCAAACACAGAATTAGAAGATATAGAATTGTTAGATGACTTAGAAGCAGAATCCATGATTTTACATGCTAGTTTAGTTGATGGAGGTAATTTTAACTACGTTGAAACGTTACTAAAGAAAATAAATGATAAGGGAGCAATAGCAGGACTTGCCACTCATGCTCCTTATAAAACTACTAAAAGAATTTTGAACTCAAGTATTAGAAAAATGTTCGACATATACATGCTACCATTTAACAGTCTTGGATATTTGATGGATAGGTCTATAGAAGAGATAGAAAATTTAATTGAAAGATTAAATAAAAAAATAATTGCAAAAAAAGTGCTTGCAGCAGGTAAATTAGAACCAAAAGAAGCTTTAAATTATTTAAAGCTTAAAAAATGTGTTGACATTGTTACTATTGGTGTAGCATCTCCAAATGAAGCTAAAGAAACTTTTAATGTTTTTCTTGGTAGGTATTAA
- a CDS encoding peptidase M24 (COGs: COG0006 Xaa-Pro aminopeptidase~InterPro IPR001131: IPR000994: IPR000587~KEGG: mst:Msp_1153 PepQ~PFAM: peptidase M24; creatinase~SPTR: Q2NF69 PepQ~PFAM: Metallopeptidase family M24; Creatinase/Prolidase N-terminal domain), producing MEKLLTKMTEENIHAGIITKKENIYYVTGFEPSSFSILIIKEEPLLLVSKMDITAAEKYSNVQVDEFKSLKEIKKRFEKNGFDKVFIEPSTPFEIVKKLEGNWDFVIKDFISYLRMIKTKHEIKQIKKAISISKKIIKEIAFDGSENEVAASIDYNMRINGAEKPAFETIVTSGKRSSYPHVSPSNKKLENPILIDWGARYNHYCSDMTRTIVKTEKEEEMFEIVLEAQKKGIDAIRSGITASKIDRIVRDVIKEYGYGKYFIHSTGHGVGLEVHERPSLSKKDDTKLKTNMVITVEPGIYIPEKFGVRVEDMVLVKKKRAKVLTKKLPLYF from the coding sequence GTGGAAAAATTATTAACTAAAATGACAGAAGAAAACATTCATGCAGGAATAATAACAAAAAAAGAGAATATATATTATGTTACAGGTTTTGAACCTTCTAGTTTTTCAATTTTAATTATAAAAGAAGAACCTTTACTTTTAGTTAGTAAAATGGATATAACTGCAGCTGAAAAATATTCAAATGTTCAGGTAGATGAATTCAAATCTCTTAAGGAAATTAAAAAAAGATTTGAAAAAAATGGGTTTGATAAGGTATTTATAGAACCTTCAACGCCATTTGAAATTGTTAAAAAATTGGAAGGTAATTGGGATTTTGTTATAAAAGATTTTATTTCTTACTTAAGAATGATAAAAACCAAACATGAAATAAAACAAATAAAAAAAGCTATTTCTATATCTAAAAAAATTATAAAAGAAATAGCATTTGATGGAAGTGAAAATGAAGTAGCAGCATCCATTGATTATAATATGCGTATAAATGGAGCTGAAAAACCAGCATTTGAAACAATAGTTACATCAGGAAAAAGATCAAGTTATCCTCACGTGTCACCATCAAACAAAAAGTTAGAAAATCCTATTTTAATTGACTGGGGGGCCAGATACAACCATTATTGTTCAGATATGACAAGAACAATTGTAAAAACCGAAAAAGAAGAAGAAATGTTTGAAATTGTGCTTGAAGCCCAAAAAAAAGGTATAGATGCTATTCGTTCTGGTATAACTGCATCTAAAATAGATAGAATTGTTAGAGATGTAATTAAGGAATATGGTTACGGTAAATACTTTATACATTCTACTGGTCATGGCGTTGGATTGGAAGTTCATGAAAGACCTTCTTTATCAAAAAAAGATGATACAAAACTTAAAACAAACATGGTTATTACAGTAGAACCAGGTATTTATATTCCTGAAAAATTTGGTGTAAGAGTTGAAGACATGGTTCTTGTAAAGAAAAAAAGAGCAAAGGTATTAACAAAAAAATTACCTCTATATTTTTAA
- a CDS encoding conserved hypothetical protein (KEGG: mth:MTH424 hypothetical protein~SPTR: O26524 Putative uncharacterized protein), giving the protein MERGQASAELILVLGIIAIIILIFAFNVANQFREDKVISVIRGGASKSISELLYNGTILEPVKITKIYVNGNETNKNVSIFLNNALSNDQKSIVVNETIKSLVGLGAEQISDDTVKVGNVYYRIVIYP; this is encoded by the coding sequence ATGGAAAGAGGACAAGCATCTGCAGAACTAATACTTGTATTAGGGATAATAGCCATAATAATTTTGATTTTTGCTTTCAATGTAGCTAACCAATTTCGTGAAGATAAGGTAATTTCAGTTATTAGAGGAGGAGCATCAAAATCTATCTCAGAACTTCTATACAATGGCACTATATTAGAACCTGTTAAGATTACAAAGATTTATGTCAATGGGAATGAAACAAATAAAAATGTTAGTATTTTCCTTAACAATGCTTTAAGCAACGATCAAAAGTCAATAGTTGTCAATGAAACAATAAAATCATTAGTTGGTTTAGGAGCTGAGCAAATTAGTGATGACACTGTGAAAGTTGGCAATGTATATTATAGAATTGTTATTTATCCATAA
- a CDS encoding Capsule synthesis protein, CapA (COGs: COG2843 Putative protein of poly-gamma-glutamate biosynthesis (capsule formation)~InterPro IPR019079~KEGG: mst:Msp_0921 putative poly-gamma-glutamate biosynthesis protein~PFAM: Capsule synthesis protein, CapA~SPTR: Q2NFU4 Putative poly-gamma-glutamate biosynthesis protein~PFAM: Bacterial capsule synthesis protein PGA_cap): MFMLRKLIFIVLILSLSSLLTICFIPIQKVPKPEKPINITFTGDVMLGRGVDSVLHENPQPFKYILNITNNTDLTIINLESPVTYSNNQSEKLVTFKADPQFIKFLKEGGVDVACLANNHIMDYGMSGLNDTMKNLKNNGIMYVGVGSNIQEAYKPLIVNIKGKKIAIIEASEFVDEYSQPATKNRPGFAPISWDHIKSAIHQAKIMGANYIICEFHYGNEYHRIPNEFQRMISHKCIDEGAFMVIGHHPHVVESIEKYKGHLIFYSLGNCVFDQQNPETKKSMIIVVTIKNTSTTVHIYPIKIVNCYPQPMDAEEAKIFLKELESYSNIKIKYENGIGIINN; this comes from the coding sequence ATGTTTATGTTAAGGAAATTAATTTTTATAGTTTTAATTTTATCTTTATCATCCTTGTTAACTATATGTTTTATTCCTATCCAAAAAGTGCCAAAACCTGAGAAACCTATCAATATTACTTTTACTGGAGACGTGATGTTAGGACGTGGTGTAGATTCAGTTTTACATGAAAATCCACAACCATTTAAATACATTCTCAATATTACAAACAATACAGATTTAACAATCATTAATTTAGAATCACCTGTCACTTATTCAAATAATCAATCTGAAAAATTAGTTACATTTAAAGCAGATCCGCAATTTATAAAATTTCTTAAAGAAGGTGGTGTCGATGTTGCATGTCTTGCAAACAACCATATCATGGATTATGGAATGTCAGGACTTAATGATACAATGAAAAATCTTAAGAACAATGGTATAATGTATGTAGGAGTAGGTTCCAATATTCAAGAGGCCTATAAACCACTAATTGTAAATATTAAAGGAAAAAAGATAGCAATCATAGAAGCTTCAGAATTTGTTGACGAATATTCACAACCTGCAACCAAAAACAGGCCAGGATTTGCACCAATTTCTTGGGATCATATAAAATCTGCAATACATCAAGCAAAAATAATGGGAGCTAATTATATTATTTGTGAATTTCATTATGGAAATGAATATCATCGAATTCCAAATGAATTTCAGAGAATGATATCGCATAAATGTATTGATGAAGGAGCTTTCATGGTTATAGGACATCATCCCCATGTTGTTGAAAGTATAGAAAAATATAAGGGTCATTTAATATTTTATAGTCTTGGGAACTGTGTATTTGACCAACAAAACCCAGAAACAAAAAAATCTATGATAATAGTTGTGACTATTAAAAATACTAGTACTACTGTTCATATTTATCCTATAAAAATTGTAAATTGTTATCCTCAACCAATGGATGCAGAAGAAGCCAAAATATTTCTTAAAGAACTTGAGTCATATTCAAACATAAAAATTAAATATGAGAATGGGATAGGGATAATTAATAATTAA
- a CDS encoding aspartyl/glutamyl-tRNA(Asn/Gln) amidotransferase subunit A (COGs: COG0154 Asp-tRNAAsn/Glu-tRNAGln amidotransferase A subunit and related amidase~InterPro IPR020556: IPR004412: IPR000120~KEGG: mst:Msp_0181 aspartyl/glutamyl-tRNA amidotransferase subunit A~PFAM: Amidase~SPTR: Q2NHN5 Glutamyl-tRNA(Gln) amidotransferase subunit A~TIGRFAM: glutamyl-tRNA(Gln) amidotransferase, A subunit~PFAM: Amidase~TIGRFAM: glutamyl-tRNA(Gln) and/or aspartyl-tRNA(Asn) amidotransferase, A subunit), translated as MEILEKVKAIKNQEISAVENLENFIDTIKKKNPKINAFIEIDEEGARKTAEEIDKKIARGEKTGKLAGLVIAIKSNINVEGFTVSAGSKTLENYVSGYDATVIKRIKNEDGIIIGMTNMDEFACGSSTETSYYGPTDNPSAPGYIPGGSSGGSAAAIAADMCDIALGSDTGGSIRNPAACCGVIGFKPTYGFVSRYGLIDLAMSLDQIGPFANDVTGISLMLDTIVGYDPADPTTMKIKPSFTNNLEGNIENMKVGIVKEFQEVSQDSIVKVVNDIVSELDAHGVEIQELKFDYIDLVLPTYYLINFVEFFSATRKYDGRKYGYRIEEVCGEEVLRRIQIGSYISQKEYSGKYYRRALQARSLIRKEFMKLLKDVDIIIGPTLPKLPHKIGTEIEPLEMYKYDILTCLTNLVGIPAASVDVGKIKNIPVGVQIQAKACEDYKVLQAAHAIKKLIT; from the coding sequence ATGGAAATCCTGGAGAAGGTAAAAGCTATAAAAAATCAAGAAATAAGTGCTGTAGAAAATCTAGAGAATTTCATAGATACTATAAAGAAGAAAAATCCTAAAATAAATGCATTTATAGAAATAGATGAAGAAGGTGCAAGAAAGACTGCAGAAGAGATAGACAAAAAGATAGCAAGAGGTGAAAAAACAGGTAAATTAGCAGGTTTAGTGATAGCAATAAAAAGTAATATCAATGTAGAGGGTTTCACAGTATCTGCAGGTTCTAAAACATTAGAAAATTATGTAAGTGGTTATGATGCCACTGTAATAAAAAGAATAAAGAATGAAGATGGAATAATAATTGGTATGACTAATATGGATGAATTTGCATGTGGTTCATCAACAGAAACATCTTATTATGGTCCTACAGATAATCCTTCAGCTCCTGGTTATATTCCTGGTGGATCAAGTGGTGGTAGTGCAGCTGCAATTGCAGCTGATATGTGTGATATAGCTTTAGGCTCAGATACTGGTGGATCAATAAGAAATCCTGCTGCATGTTGTGGAGTAATAGGATTTAAACCAACATATGGTTTTGTATCAAGATATGGACTTATAGACCTCGCAATGAGTCTTGATCAAATAGGTCCTTTCGCAAATGATGTTACAGGAATTTCTTTAATGCTAGATACTATCGTTGGATATGATCCTGCTGATCCAACAACAATGAAAATAAAACCATCATTTACTAATAATCTAGAAGGAAATATTGAGAATATGAAAGTAGGTATAGTAAAAGAATTTCAAGAAGTATCACAAGATTCAATAGTTAAAGTTGTGAATGATATTGTTTCTGAGCTTGATGCACATGGCGTTGAAATTCAGGAACTTAAATTTGATTACATTGACTTGGTTTTACCAACATATTATTTAATTAACTTTGTGGAATTTTTCTCTGCAACTAGAAAATATGATGGACGTAAATATGGTTATAGAATTGAAGAAGTTTGTGGTGAAGAAGTGTTACGTAGAATACAGATTGGATCATACATAAGCCAGAAAGAATATTCAGGAAAATACTATAGAAGAGCTTTACAAGCACGTTCATTAATAAGAAAAGAATTTATGAAATTGTTAAAAGATGTGGATATAATAATAGGTCCTACTCTCCCGAAATTACCTCATAAAATAGGAACAGAAATTGAACCTTTAGAAATGTATAAATACGATATATTAACTTGTCTTACAAATCTTGTGGGAATACCTGCAGCAAGTGTAGATGTTGGAAAAATAAAAAATATCCCAGTAGGAGTTCAAATACAGGCAAAAGCTTGTGAAGATTATAAAGTGTTGCAGGCAGCACATGCAATTAAAAAACTTATTACTTAA
- a CDS encoding Methyltransferase type 11 (COGs: COG2226 Methylase involved in ubiquinone/menaquinone biosynthesis~InterPro IPR013216~KEGG: mbu:Mbur_0499 UbiE/COQ5 methyltransferase~PFAM: Methyltransferase type 11~SPTR: Q12YJ4 Methyltransferase~PFAM: Methyltransferase domain), producing the protein MTTKKIIYQKLALDILEISKINEGICIDVGTGNGFLAIELAKHSNLKVFAIDISPKMIDIAKKHVAKKKLLKKVIVKHADVHRMPFPTNFADLVVSRGSMFFWENRTKAFNEIYRVLKPGGFAYIGGGYGSAVHLINFKHKIHKHKRIKVNDLIFELDSSIIPKYKITNDETGLWVQFKKNK; encoded by the coding sequence ATGACTACAAAAAAGATCATTTACCAAAAGTTAGCTTTGGATATTTTAGAAATTTCCAAAATTAATGAAGGAATATGTATAGATGTAGGCACAGGAAATGGATTTTTAGCTATAGAACTTGCCAAACATTCAAATTTGAAAGTCTTTGCTATAGATATATCTCCAAAAATGATAGATATCGCGAAAAAACATGTAGCTAAGAAAAAATTATTGAAAAAAGTAATAGTAAAACATGCTGATGTCCATAGAATGCCATTTCCCACAAATTTTGCAGATCTGGTTGTTAGTCGTGGTTCTATGTTCTTCTGGGAAAACAGGACAAAAGCATTTAATGAAATATATCGAGTTTTAAAACCAGGAGGATTTGCATACATAGGAGGAGGATATGGTTCAGCAGTTCATTTAATTAATTTTAAACATAAAATTCACAAACATAAACGTATAAAAGTAAACGATTTAATTTTTGAGCTTGATTCTTCTATAATTCCAAAATACAAGATTACTAACGATGAAACTGGCTTATGGGTACAATTTAAGAAAAATAAATGA